A region of the Anolis sagrei isolate rAnoSag1 chromosome 4, rAnoSag1.mat, whole genome shotgun sequence genome:
taaagtggattcattctctagtgtgatgaggtagtaagAATAGGCCAGTTTGGGAGATttgttgtgtgtgtcaggagcgacttgagaaactgcaagtcgcttctgatgtgagagaattggccgtctgcaaggacgttactcagatgttttaccatcctgtgggaggcttctctcatgtcccggcatgagaagctggagctgacaggcgggagctcaccccgctcccttgatctccccggattcgaacctcctgccggcacaagggtttaacccattgccccaaCGGGGGCTCCTTAGTTTGGGGGATTAACCTGGATGTTAATCTCAGTTCGTGTTCTGCATCTGCGTGGGTAGGAGCGTGGGGGGCATTTCGTGGCTCTGAAAGGCACCGCAGGGAGGTTGGGCTCAGTCAGAAAAGAAACCCACCCTCTTGGGGAGAAAGGGCctcgggagagagagagaacaaatccAAGGCGGGTTTGGGAACAACTGAATTCATTTTCTCCCCCTTCTTAATCCTAATTGTTCTCTATATTTGGACGAGCTTACTCAGGGGTATTAAGGGCCCGAGCTCGGGAGCCTTTCGCCCCCGGAGATTGGTTTTTCAAACAAAAACACACCCAAAACCCATGCAATTCCAAACTCAAAGGAAAAGAGCCATTGAAAAAGAAggtgggggagaaagaaaaggaagaattccCCTCATGGACGCTGTTCACCcctagaatgaaaagaaaaagtgttttcgaaggctttcatggccggaatcactgggttgctgtgagttttccgggctgcatggccatgttccagaagcattctctcctgacgtttcacccacatctatggcaggcatcctcagagattgggaggtctattggaaaccagATAAGggaggttgatatatctgtggaaggtccagggtgggagaaaaaaatcttgtctcaatgtgttgtcgaaggctttcacggccggaatcaccgggttgttgtgttttccggactgtatggccgtattccagaagcattctgtcctgacatttcgcctgcatctatggcaggcatcctcagaagttgggaggtctattggaaactcgacaagggaggtttatatatatgtggaaggtccaaggtgggagaaagaattcttgtctgttggaggccagGTAAGAATGTTGAACGTAATCACCTTGATatgcattgaaaagccttgcagctttaagGACTGGCTGATTTCTGCtcgggggaatcctttattgccaaggctattcaatgcaaatcaaggggatcaattgcaacattcacacttggctccaACAGCATCCTCAGGCATTGTGTAGTCCAgggtggaggcaagtgtgaatggccttgcagattcaagagCTGGCTGCTtgaattctcccaggcagtaagcagccagtccttgaatctgcaaggctattaatgctaatccaggtggccaactgctacattaacacttgcctcaaacagagaagagtcctttctcccaccctggactttccacagatatataaactccacttgcctagttttccacagacctcacaacaccCCACAACCATGCTGTTGGGATCaagtggggagatggtggcggggtataaataaagtttattgttattattattattaataataatgttgcaattgatcaccttgatttgcattgaaaagcctttcctgcccaggcaggaatcaaccaggccttgaagctgcaaggcttttcaatgcaaatcaaggtgattaatttcaacattcacacctgtctccaacagacaagagttctttctcccactctggaccttccacagatatatgaacctccTTTGTCGAGTTTCCAATAGACagtcaacctctgaagatgcctgccataagaaacgtcaggagagaatcacaggtatataaaccccccttgccttgtttccaacagacctcaccacctctgaggatgcctgccataggtgcaggcgaaacgtcaggaggcaatgcttttgaaacatagccacacagcctggaaaaactcacagcgacccagaaAAAAGAAGTCATTCCCAGCTGTCAAACTTTCTCAGACTGAGTGTGCGTGCTTTTGAGTCACGTCGGTTCCTGAGACTAATTCTGAAGGGGAGGAGAAGCGGTTGTGTTTGTCTCCGTCGGAGAAAAAAGTGACTTAAAAGAGGAGACGGGACGCCTTGAGGCGCTTCCAATGGCACGTGAGGCCAACGCCGCTTCCTCTCGGCTGGAGTTGAGCGGTTTATTCCGGAATAGATAGAAAAGTCTCTTGAAAGCCCGAAGAAGAGAACAGAGCAGAGGAGCCTGAggttcagggcccttccacacaggcgtataacccagaatatcaaggcagacaatctcaCACtctactagagaatgaatccactttaaatccatttgctgcctcctgcagaattctgggatttgtagtttaggctGTTAAAGGcacctccttaaactacaaatcccagaattctgcaggaggcagcaactggatttaaaataaattcattctctagtgggaTGAggtccaatatctgctttgaactgggttatctgagtccactctgccatatattccagttccaagcagatagtgtgggatttcattccgctgtgtggaaggggacttagATGTCCCTCTGGATAAACTTCCCCACATTTATCCAGGCAGAGGTCCCCGCTCTCCCTTTCTCTGGCTTGTGCCATAATCTCCAAGTGACAAACTTCTTCTCCTTCAAGGCTCAGGAggagctgggttgttgtatggccatgttctagaagcattctctcatgacgtttcgcctacatctatggcaagcatcctcagaggttgtgaggggaaacattcacacctacttccaacaaacaaggcttctttctctcactctggaccttccacagatatactgtatataaaccTAGAATTCTTCATGGGGCAAATcacagattgggttgttgtaggtttttcgggctgcatggccatgtcctagaagcattctctcctgacgtttcccctacatctatggcaagcatcctcagaggttgtgaggggaaacattcacacctacttccaacagacaagacttctttctctcactctggaccttcacagattgggttgttgtaggtttttcgggctgtatggccatgttcttgaagcattctctcctgacgtttcgcctgcatctgtggcaagcaacttcagaggttgtgaggttgtgatgCTTGccgcagatgcaggcgaaacgtcaggagagaatgcttctagaacatggccatttgttGTTtactcgttcagtcgcttccgactcttcgtgaccttatggaccagcccaggctAGAGGTCCCTGTCTACCGTCACCAATCCCAGCTCCTTCTAGGTTAAGCCAATCacttcttgcccttggtcggcccctcttcctttttccttccatttcccccagcatcattgtcttctctaagctttcctgtcttctcaaacatggccacacagcccgaaaaacctacaacaacccagtgattccggccacgaaagccttcgacaataccctcCAGAGGAGCGcttgggaagaagaaggaggaggagaaggggaggaggggaaaagcCGGGCAAATCTCCCTGCAAAGTCCCTCTGGATTGGAATACGCCTCCTGGCCCTGCAGTGCTTAATACCCTCCTCCTAATCCGTGTCTATTAATGTGCCCGAAAGGGATCTGGGGtctgagagaggaggaagagaagctcAGCCCGGTGGGCGGGGAGGCGCCTCCTCTTTCTGCCCCTTCCGTCTCTCAATCTCTCCGTCTCTCTCTGTGGCTCCGTCCTGCCTCTCATTCGGACCCAGGGTCTCGGAGAAGGACGGGAGGGCGAGAGGGGGCGCAACCTGGTGGGGGCCTCCTTCCCTAGCTTGGCCTGGTTCCCGTCTGGTCCCAACATGAGGAGGCAGGAGCGGCGGGCGCGCAGCCGGAGGAGCTAACCCCCGGGCGGTCCTCTCGCCCCTCTCTCTCCCCGCAGGAGGCCGAGAGATGCCCGCGGACAAGGCAGGCCCGCTCCGGAACCGACGGCGCCGGCCCCGCGCGCTGCCTGCCCTCCTGCTCCTCTTGCTCCTGGCCTCGGGGCGGACGGAAGCGGGCCCTGCTGGAGGAGGGCGAGGGCGCGGAGCCGGCAAGGGAAGGAACCGCGACCCGCCCAGCGCCTCGCTGCCGTCGGTGGACAGGAAGACGCTGCTGGAGCTGCTGCTCAAAGCCTTAGCCGAGAGGGACAGCGGCCTCCCGCAGGCGCCCTCGCCTCCCCTCGGGGCCGAGCGGGTCATCGCCCGGCGGTACACCTCCCCGGCAGGAGCCCTTCACGCCCCGGAGCCCGAGGCCAGGCTGgccgccttctcctcctcctcctcgtcctcctccaaCTCCAGGGAGAGGCTCCCCGGACAGGCGCCGCGCCTCTTCTCCTCCTCGCCCAGGCACTCAGGTAAGGCCAAGGCCgcgcccccccaccccaccccaatatCCATAAAGGAACCAtttccttctctgtgttgagtGATGATAGGCAAGTTTTTAATCTATCCTGAACCGGGGCCCCCGGtagtgccggaaggactgaagactgacaggttggaggttcgaatccggggagagcgcggatgagctccctctgtcagctccagctccccatgtggggacatgagagaagtctcccataagaatggtaaaacattaaaaaaaactttcgggtgtcccctgggtaacgtccttgcagacagccaattctctcataccagaagcgacttgcagcttctcaagttgctcctgacacggaaaaaataaAGTATATCCCGAGAAAACATGATCAGAGAGGACAATAAGGGTGGCCAGCATGATTGGCACCAATTTGTAGTCAGGACTCTCTCGCCTTTCTAAAAGTTCAGGAGCGCCTCACTCTCTTTCAGAAAGGAACCACTTGCTTCTCTGACTAGAGTGGTGGAAAGCAAGTTCTTAGTCTATCCTGAGAAAACATGATCAGAGAGGACAATAAGGGTGGCCAGCACGTTTGGCAGCACTTTGTAGTCGGGACTCTCTCTCACCTTCGCAACAGTCCAggagtgcctccccccccccccttcatgttTCCACCCTTCTTGCCCCTTGAGATATCCTTTCCCTCACCAGGAGGCTCCAGGGAGGGGCCCTTAacagcatcactaaactacaaatctcagaattctgcaggaggcaaaaaccggatttcaagtggatttttttctctagtgtgatgaagtctttgGGATCTGATCCATTTCGAGTTCGCACAGATCTAAGAAGGAAAAGTTCAGACATAAATGTATGAGCTAAGTGACactgtaggacagtggttctcaacctgtaggtccccagatgttttggccctcagctcccagaaatcagcttgtaaactggctgggatttctgggagttgtaggccaaaacacctggggagaacCACTGCTGAAGGAGTAGACGATCCAAGCAGCCAACAACaataattgagttggaaaagaccccttgggccatccagtccac
Encoded here:
- the ALKAL1 gene encoding ALK and LTK ligand 1: MPADKAGPLRNRRRRPRALPALLLLLLLASGRTEAGPAGGGRGRGAGKGRNRDPPSASLPSVDRKTLLELLLKALAERDSGLPQAPSPPLGAERVIARRYTSPAGALHAPEPEARLAAFSSSSSSSSNSRERLPGQAPRLFSSSPRHSEVFPREPNLKDKFIKHFTGRVTFSAECSKHFHRLYHNTRDCSTPAYYKRCARLLTRLAMSPLCTQP